GAGACCTTCGCGAAGAGGGTATCGTCTTTACCGCGGCCGACATTCAGGCCGGGCTTCAGCGGTGTGCCGCGCTGACGAACGATGATGCCGCCGCCCAGAATCGCCTGGCCGCCGAATACCTTTACGCCGAGCCGCTGCGCATTTGAGTCGCGGCCGTTTTTCGATGATCCAAGTCCCTTTTTATGTGCCACTTTAGTCCTCTTCCGCGCTCAGTGCGCTCTCTGAAATTTGTGCCGGCCCGAAATGCGGGGATTCTTCGCTCCGCTCAGAATGACGGCATGAAACCTGTGAAACTAAGCCTTG
This Granulicella aggregans DNA region includes the following protein-coding sequences:
- the rpmA gene encoding 50S ribosomal protein L27, yielding MAHKKGLGSSKNGRDSNAQRLGVKVFGGQAILGGGIIVRQRGTPLKPGLNVGRGKDDTLFAKVSGVVRFQDRGQHGRFVIVDPAEVIAVQA